A part of Terriglobus roseus genomic DNA contains:
- a CDS encoding DUF2059 domain-containing protein, protein MFRVNGWIAAAALAIVVALPAHADDVSKRAKIEEMFTLMHMQQTLDQLADQQAGQMKKIMPQLLAGQTIGPDDQKQIDAFMDQLTAMVRDAIQWDKLKPQYEDLYAATYDETTIDGMLAFYRTDAGRAMVAKQPELIAKSQGIAQAQLTAVQPKMQAAFVDFAAKMAKSAAAKQK, encoded by the coding sequence ATGTTTCGAGTAAATGGATGGATTGCGGCTGCGGCTTTGGCGATTGTGGTTGCCCTGCCTGCTCATGCAGATGATGTTTCGAAGCGCGCCAAGATTGAAGAGATGTTTACGCTGATGCATATGCAGCAGACGCTGGATCAGCTAGCCGATCAGCAAGCTGGGCAGATGAAGAAGATCATGCCGCAACTTCTGGCCGGGCAGACGATTGGTCCGGATGATCAGAAGCAGATTGATGCGTTCATGGATCAGCTCACTGCCATGGTGCGTGATGCCATTCAGTGGGACAAGCTGAAGCCGCAGTATGAAGATCTGTACGCGGCCACCTATGACGAGACGACAATCGATGGCATGCTGGCGTTTTATCGCACGGATGCCGGACGCGCGATGGTGGCGAAGCAGCCGGAGTTGATCGCGAAGTCGCAGGGGATTGCGCAGGCCCAACTGACAGCAGTGCAACCGAAGATGCAGGCTGCGTTTGTGGACTTTGCCGCGAAAATGGCGAAGAGTGCGGCGGCAAAACAGAAGTAG
- a CDS encoding dihydrolipoyl dehydrogenase family protein, whose amino-acid sequence MPALIEEFDVVVLGSGEAGKYLAWTLAESGLRTAMVERRWIGGSCPNIACLPTKNVIHSAKVATLARRSAEFGLSAGEVRVDMEGVRARKRRMVDALVQVHEKRYASSGTELVLGQGTFVAPRTLQVALNDGGSRTLRGAKVIISTGSRATIPGLPGMKEAAPMTHIEALELDVVPDHLLVLGGGYIGLEMAQAMRRFGARVTIVERNHRVLPREDDDAVAELMAMCQREGIDVVTGVELQRAEGRSGAEVSLYGLRDGVAFSISGSHLLASAGRTPNNAGIGLEAAGVELTERGFIRVNDRLETTAENTWAVGDCAGSPQFTHAAFDDFRIVRDNLRGGSRSTRDRLMPFALFTDPEFARVGLSESEARQQGIPYRLVKIPMAAVLRTRTLSEETGFLKALLHAENDSILGFTAVGVEAGEILGVVELAMRTGAPYTAIRDAVLPHPTMVEGLTVLFGQKPVLHA is encoded by the coding sequence GTGCCGGCTTTGATCGAAGAGTTTGATGTTGTTGTGCTGGGCAGTGGCGAGGCTGGTAAGTACCTTGCATGGACGCTGGCTGAGAGCGGGCTGCGTACGGCGATGGTGGAGCGTCGCTGGATTGGCGGATCATGCCCGAACATTGCCTGCTTGCCCACAAAGAATGTGATCCACAGCGCGAAGGTAGCTACGCTGGCGCGTCGCTCTGCAGAGTTTGGTTTGTCTGCGGGTGAAGTGCGTGTGGATATGGAGGGTGTGCGAGCGCGCAAGCGTCGCATGGTGGATGCGCTGGTGCAGGTGCATGAGAAGCGCTACGCCTCCAGCGGAACGGAACTGGTGCTGGGACAGGGAACGTTTGTGGCGCCGCGTACTTTGCAGGTTGCGTTGAATGATGGTGGCAGTCGCACGCTGCGTGGTGCGAAGGTGATCATCAGCACTGGTAGTCGTGCGACGATTCCTGGTCTTCCTGGCATGAAGGAAGCCGCGCCGATGACGCACATTGAAGCGCTGGAACTGGATGTGGTGCCGGATCACCTGCTGGTGTTGGGCGGTGGCTATATCGGGCTGGAGATGGCGCAGGCGATGCGTCGGTTTGGGGCGCGCGTCACGATTGTGGAGCGGAACCATCGCGTGTTGCCACGTGAAGATGACGATGCGGTAGCTGAGTTGATGGCTATGTGTCAGCGCGAAGGCATTGACGTGGTGACAGGCGTAGAACTGCAGCGTGCGGAAGGCCGAAGCGGTGCGGAAGTATCGCTCTATGGGCTGCGTGATGGCGTTGCGTTTTCGATTTCGGGATCGCACCTGTTAGCGTCTGCGGGCAGAACGCCGAACAATGCTGGCATTGGCCTGGAGGCTGCAGGTGTTGAGCTAACGGAGCGTGGATTTATCCGGGTAAACGATCGGCTGGAGACTACTGCTGAGAACACGTGGGCCGTGGGAGATTGTGCGGGGAGTCCGCAGTTCACGCATGCTGCCTTCGATGACTTCCGTATTGTGCGTGACAATCTGCGTGGTGGAAGCCGAAGCACGCGTGATCGACTGATGCCGTTCGCGTTATTTACCGATCCTGAGTTTGCACGCGTTGGATTGAGCGAAAGCGAGGCGCGGCAGCAGGGCATTCCGTATCGGCTGGTGAAGATTCCCATGGCGGCGGTGTTGCGCACGCGTACGTTGAGCGAGGAGACGGGATTCCTGAAGGCTCTGCTGCACGCGGAGAACGACAGCATTCTTGGGTTCACTGCTGTGGGTGTGGAGGCGGGCGAGATTCTCGGCGTGGTGGAACTTGCCATGCGAACCGGTGCGCCATACACGGCGATTCGCGATGCTGTGTTGCCGCATCCCACCATGGTTGAGGGCCTGACGGTTCTGTTTGGACAGAAGCCGGTGCTGCACGCGTAG
- a CDS encoding DNA-3-methyladenine glycosylase family protein, with amino-acid sequence MVHTARTRKPPYDVDEAAAALSAADPKLAKLIAKAGPPRLKIAAAQSPFEALTEAIIYQQLHGKAAASIHARMIASFEDVCGLGVHPSPEHLLECPTIQLRSAGLSANKTLALRDLAAKTLDGTVPTLAKIRRMSDEDIIEHLTQVRGIGKWTVEMMLIFRLGRPDVLPVDDYGVRKGFALTFGKLKPTDKVTNADLPKPAEMIKRGERWRPWRSIATWYLYRACDLAKPDAASKQPE; translated from the coding sequence ATGGTTCACACTGCCCGAACGCGCAAGCCGCCTTACGACGTTGACGAAGCCGCCGCCGCTCTCTCCGCTGCCGATCCCAAGCTGGCAAAACTCATCGCCAAAGCGGGTCCGCCACGCCTGAAGATTGCCGCTGCGCAAAGTCCGTTTGAGGCGCTGACGGAAGCCATCATCTATCAGCAACTCCACGGCAAAGCCGCAGCGAGCATTCACGCACGCATGATCGCCAGCTTTGAAGACGTATGTGGACTCGGCGTGCATCCTTCACCGGAACACCTGCTTGAATGTCCCACGATTCAGCTTCGTTCCGCAGGCCTCTCTGCAAACAAAACGCTCGCCCTGCGCGACCTCGCCGCGAAGACTCTCGACGGCACCGTCCCCACGCTGGCGAAGATCCGCCGCATGTCCGATGAAGACATCATCGAGCACCTCACACAGGTGCGCGGCATCGGCAAATGGACCGTGGAGATGATGCTCATCTTCCGCCTCGGTCGTCCGGACGTTCTCCCCGTCGACGACTACGGCGTACGCAAAGGCTTCGCGCTCACTTTCGGCAAACTGAAGCCAACTGACAAAGTAACGAACGCAGACCTTCCCAAGCCCGCCGAGATGATCAAGCGCGGCGAACGCTGGCGTCCGTGGCGCTCCATCGCAACCTGGTACCTGTACCGCGCGTGCGACCTCGCCAAACCAGACGCCGCCTCAAAGCAGCCGGAATAA
- a CDS encoding sulfite exporter TauE/SafE family protein → MNQRSPCCTNGVENTVSESPIHASLVFVLAIVFVATLVRSTFGFGEALIAVPLLSFVMPLQVAAPLAVLLSIAAAAVVVVQDWKHIHLKSAVGLLSATVFGIPIGLWLLTNPHQQIVKACLGILIMLFSAYSLWNSGTFHLKHENRPLLLLSGFLAGILGGAYGMNGPPLVVYGSLRRWSPQHFRATIHAYFLPASILGMIGYWSAGLWTRTVTNEFLFSLPAMLPAVFAGRALNRRFSGTGFLKYVYVGLILIGAILFVGTITHRI, encoded by the coding sequence TTGAATCAGCGTTCTCCATGCTGCACAAACGGCGTGGAGAACACTGTTTCGGAGTCCCCCATTCACGCTTCACTCGTATTCGTTCTGGCCATCGTTTTTGTGGCCACGCTGGTCCGGTCCACCTTTGGATTTGGCGAAGCTCTGATCGCAGTCCCCCTGCTGTCGTTTGTAATGCCGCTGCAGGTAGCTGCGCCACTGGCTGTACTGCTCTCCATCGCAGCCGCAGCCGTGGTCGTCGTTCAGGATTGGAAACATATCCACCTGAAGAGTGCTGTCGGATTGCTCTCGGCCACCGTCTTCGGCATTCCTATCGGCCTGTGGCTATTGACCAATCCTCACCAGCAAATCGTGAAGGCGTGTCTCGGCATTCTGATCATGCTGTTCTCGGCCTATTCGCTGTGGAACTCTGGCACATTTCATCTCAAACATGAGAATCGACCATTGCTTCTGCTCTCAGGATTTCTGGCAGGCATCCTGGGCGGCGCATACGGCATGAACGGCCCACCATTGGTCGTGTACGGCTCACTCCGCAGATGGTCACCACAGCATTTCCGCGCCACCATCCACGCGTATTTTCTCCCTGCCAGCATCCTGGGCATGATCGGCTACTGGAGCGCAGGCCTGTGGACACGCACGGTCACCAACGAGTTCCTCTTCTCATTGCCAGCGATGCTCCCCGCAGTCTTCGCAGGACGAGCGCTCAATCGCCGCTTCTCCGGCACAGGATTCCTGAAGTATGTCTACGTCGGCTTGATCCTGATCGGCGCAATCCTCTTCGTGGGAACAATCACTCACCGCATATAA
- a CDS encoding glycoside hydrolase family 28 protein, producing the protein MRFLPAVLIALAATTAAAQTTCDAHTYGAKGDGKTNDTAAIQKAIDACAPKHGTVVLKGGTFVSAPLTLKSNLTLSIAEGSKLLGSRNLDDYPIREDAKWRRVALLHADHVSNLRITGGGTIDGSGDMFWELAHTHRIAGDTSGSGGFPRPMLLDITESQHLTFDHITLQNSPMYNFTFFFCDGIKIDHAIIRNPATGAPNTDGIDPFSSKNIEISNVDIDTGDDDIALKSGLVERDPKIGPVEHVYIHDSIFRHGHGLSVGSELAGGINDVRVENVTMEHTEAGVRIKSNRTRGNDIHDLHYKNITMTGVGQPIQITEYYPKWPAAGTDTAKPVDAHTPRFHDISLEGITATGAKDAIIIGIPEMPIRHLTLTNVKIESEKGLQIRNADVTMKNVIITPKSGEPITKEEGANITRR; encoded by the coding sequence ATGCGCTTCCTTCCAGCCGTCCTCATCGCCCTCGCCGCCACAACCGCCGCCGCACAAACCACCTGCGACGCGCACACCTACGGCGCAAAGGGCGACGGCAAAACCAACGACACCGCCGCCATCCAGAAGGCCATCGACGCCTGCGCGCCGAAGCACGGCACCGTCGTCCTGAAGGGTGGCACCTTCGTCTCCGCACCGCTCACGCTCAAAAGCAACCTGACACTCTCCATCGCGGAAGGAAGCAAGCTCCTCGGCTCGCGCAACCTGGACGACTACCCCATCCGTGAAGATGCCAAGTGGCGCCGCGTCGCTCTCCTGCACGCCGACCACGTCTCCAACCTGCGCATCACCGGCGGCGGCACCATCGACGGCAGCGGCGACATGTTCTGGGAACTCGCCCACACCCACCGCATCGCAGGCGACACGAGCGGTAGCGGCGGCTTCCCGCGCCCCATGCTCCTCGACATCACAGAGTCGCAGCACCTGACCTTCGATCACATCACGCTGCAGAACTCGCCCATGTACAACTTCACGTTCTTCTTCTGCGACGGCATCAAGATCGACCACGCCATCATTCGCAACCCCGCCACCGGCGCGCCGAACACCGACGGCATCGATCCGTTCAGCTCAAAGAACATTGAGATCAGCAACGTCGATATTGACACCGGCGACGACGACATCGCCCTCAAGAGCGGCCTCGTCGAGCGCGACCCCAAGATCGGCCCCGTGGAACACGTCTACATCCACGACAGCATCTTCCGCCACGGCCACGGCCTCAGCGTGGGCAGCGAACTCGCAGGCGGCATAAACGACGTGCGCGTGGAAAACGTCACCATGGAACACACCGAAGCAGGTGTCCGCATCAAGAGCAATCGCACCCGTGGCAACGACATCCACGACCTGCACTACAAGAACATCACCATGACCGGCGTCGGCCAGCCCATCCAGATCACCGAGTACTACCCCAAGTGGCCCGCCGCAGGCACCGACACAGCAAAGCCCGTTGACGCACACACACCGCGCTTCCACGACATCTCACTTGAAGGCATAACCGCCACCGGAGCGAAGGACGCCATCATCATCGGCATCCCGGAAATGCCCATCCGCCACCTGACGCTGACGAACGTGAAGATCGAAAGCGAAAAGGGCCTCCAGATCCGCAACGCCGACGTGACAATGAAGAACGTCATCATCACACCGAAGTCAGGCGAACCCATCACCAAAGAAGAAGGCGCCAATATAACCCGTCGCTAA
- a CDS encoding DUF885 family protein produces MPTSKLLCRVAAASFAVVSCVFAHASTQADVERLSTKFWEWRATEQPFTNDDIPRLDRAPGFVAHWSAADVAGYRKQIAAFEKEWRALDVSKQPVSTQVDYRLVGSAIARVYWELDVIPVWQRSPFFYVDQGLTATYTLLLQHKKFTPQMQHDVVVRLASLPRLLDEGKANLTDMRQPYAVIAMENLSKIEDRMGRFKDGIHAEAGFDAKELAEFDKAEDAAVKAMVAYREWLRPQVAGMKQQTAVGRDGYIWFLKNVALMSYTPEQIVQVGKLEFDRAVTFEALAQAANTGLPDLPVFPDVASQIADEEKQEVAMRKTMQAHSVLSDPAEVRHYHYVAVPAYIAPLGFLGVEDDLTGPDRLNEEGSSYKGKPRTDGGFFGNITARDTRPLTIHEGAPGHYEQMAWAWHNPDPVRRRYYDSETQEGIGFYAEEMMLVTGEFDKTPKVKEAIYSMMRLRALRVLVDVRLATGEYTLQQAADYLKTTVPMDEGTARSEAAMFSSTPGQAITYQIGKSDIMKGLAEAKLKQGAAFSLQKYQDYVWSNGSVPFSLQRWELLGDVSDVPPIPASFSAR; encoded by the coding sequence ATGCCTACATCCAAGCTGCTTTGCCGCGTTGCTGCCGCGTCCTTTGCTGTTGTTTCCTGCGTCTTTGCGCACGCCTCCACACAGGCCGACGTGGAACGCCTCAGCACCAAGTTCTGGGAGTGGCGTGCGACGGAGCAGCCGTTTACGAATGACGATATTCCGCGTCTGGATCGTGCGCCGGGATTTGTGGCGCATTGGTCTGCGGCGGATGTGGCGGGGTATCGGAAGCAGATAGCCGCGTTTGAGAAGGAATGGCGCGCGCTGGATGTGAGCAAGCAGCCAGTGAGTACGCAGGTGGATTATCGCCTTGTTGGATCGGCGATTGCCCGCGTGTACTGGGAGCTGGATGTGATTCCGGTGTGGCAGCGGAGCCCGTTCTTCTATGTCGATCAGGGGCTGACGGCGACATACACGCTGCTGTTGCAGCATAAGAAGTTCACGCCGCAGATGCAGCACGATGTGGTGGTGCGGCTGGCGAGTTTGCCGCGTCTGCTGGATGAGGGCAAGGCGAACCTGACGGATATGCGGCAACCGTATGCCGTCATTGCCATGGAGAATCTGTCGAAGATTGAAGATCGCATGGGGCGGTTCAAGGACGGCATTCATGCGGAGGCGGGCTTTGATGCGAAGGAGCTTGCCGAGTTCGATAAGGCCGAAGATGCGGCTGTCAAGGCGATGGTGGCGTATCGCGAATGGCTGCGGCCGCAGGTGGCGGGCATGAAGCAGCAGACGGCGGTGGGGCGCGATGGCTACATCTGGTTTCTGAAGAACGTTGCGCTGATGAGCTATACGCCGGAGCAGATTGTGCAGGTCGGCAAGCTGGAGTTTGATCGTGCCGTGACGTTTGAGGCTCTGGCGCAGGCCGCGAATACAGGGCTACCGGACCTGCCGGTGTTTCCGGATGTGGCATCACAGATTGCCGATGAAGAGAAGCAGGAAGTGGCGATGCGAAAGACCATGCAGGCGCATAGTGTGTTGAGCGATCCGGCAGAGGTGCGGCATTACCACTACGTGGCGGTTCCGGCTTACATTGCGCCGCTGGGTTTTCTGGGAGTTGAGGATGACCTTACGGGGCCGGATCGTTTGAACGAAGAAGGTTCCAGCTACAAAGGCAAGCCGCGTACGGATGGCGGATTCTTTGGCAACATTACGGCGCGCGATACGCGTCCGTTGACCATCCATGAAGGTGCTCCCGGACATTATGAGCAGATGGCGTGGGCGTGGCATAACCCTGATCCGGTGCGGCGGCGCTATTACGACTCTGAGACGCAGGAAGGCATTGGCTTTTATGCGGAAGAGATGATGCTGGTGACGGGCGAGTTCGATAAGACACCGAAGGTGAAGGAAGCCATTTACAGCATGATGCGTCTGCGTGCGTTGCGCGTGCTGGTGGATGTGAGGCTGGCGACGGGTGAGTACACATTGCAACAGGCGGCGGATTACCTGAAGACGACAGTGCCGATGGATGAAGGCACAGCGCGCAGTGAAGCAGCGATGTTCTCGTCCACGCCGGGGCAGGCCATCACGTATCAGATTGGCAAGAGCGACATCATGAAGGGGCTTGCCGAAGCGAAGCTGAAGCAGGGCGCGGCGTTCTCGCTGCAGAAGTATCAGGACTACGTATGGAGCAACGGCAGCGTGCCGTTCAGCCTGCAGCGTTGGGAGTTGCTGGGGGATGTGAGCGATGTGCCGCCCATTCCGGCGAGTTTCTCTGCCAGATAA
- a CDS encoding TIGR03435 family protein, which produces MFRAVALGIVMAVGVAAAQSPATSFEVATIKPVDPGPKAGRFLRMENDHRFIATNFTLKLLIAAAYDLNPRTISGGPGWTDSDKFTIEALTPGEKRPDHDQQMLMLRTLLHDRFHLAFHRVPKVFAIYEITVAKGGIQFDTAGAPNREPMVTSVVYPDHLEMPARNASMDDFARVMQRAILDRPVVNKTGLTGRYDFDLDWVPDETQFGGAIPVPQDSKSPPLLVAMREQLGLEMKATHGPVDTLVIDKAEKPESD; this is translated from the coding sequence ATGTTCAGGGCTGTGGCATTGGGTATCGTCATGGCGGTAGGAGTCGCCGCGGCGCAATCCCCCGCGACCAGCTTTGAAGTCGCCACCATCAAACCAGTGGATCCAGGCCCCAAGGCGGGCCGGTTCCTCCGCATGGAAAACGACCACCGCTTCATCGCCACCAACTTTACGCTGAAGCTACTGATCGCGGCAGCCTACGACCTGAACCCGCGGACGATCTCCGGTGGCCCCGGCTGGACCGATTCCGACAAGTTCACCATTGAAGCGCTAACACCCGGCGAGAAGCGGCCGGACCACGACCAGCAGATGCTGATGCTGCGCACGCTTCTGCATGACCGCTTTCATCTCGCCTTCCACCGAGTGCCGAAGGTATTCGCGATCTACGAAATCACCGTGGCCAAAGGCGGCATCCAGTTCGACACAGCAGGCGCACCCAATCGCGAACCGATGGTCACCAGCGTCGTCTACCCTGACCACCTCGAAATGCCCGCGCGCAACGCCAGCATGGACGACTTCGCGCGTGTGATGCAACGCGCCATCCTCGATCGCCCTGTCGTGAACAAGACCGGCCTCACCGGCCGCTACGACTTCGACCTGGACTGGGTGCCTGATGAAACACAGTTCGGCGGCGCCATTCCCGTCCCGCAAGACTCAAAGAGTCCACCGTTGCTCGTCGCCATGCGTGAACAACTTGGCCTGGAGATGAAGGCTACCCACGGTCCCGTCGACACACTCGTGATCGACAAGGCCGAGAAGCCCGAATCGGACTGA
- a CDS encoding DUF2251 domain-containing protein has protein sequence MDSLTFRVGSGRLVSYSPIRELPWRVVFEDEGVAAYCYACDGRLATVEDEFDITVLDSMLVYNVAAMRRESEGDRERLLTVEWSRDGQQAALRIDGIPQVLVDFERRESFCRSDFPNFMDDGSHRWRTTTHAWDDAAMTRFEEATLAAQ, from the coding sequence ATGGATTCCCTCACCTTCCGCGTAGGCTCCGGCCGCCTCGTCAGCTACTCCCCAATCCGCGAGCTCCCGTGGCGCGTGGTCTTTGAAGATGAGGGCGTGGCCGCCTACTGCTACGCCTGCGACGGCCGCCTGGCCACCGTAGAAGACGAATTCGACATCACCGTCCTCGACTCCATGCTGGTCTACAACGTCGCCGCCATGCGCCGTGAGTCCGAAGGTGATCGCGAACGCCTGCTCACCGTGGAATGGAGCCGCGACGGCCAGCAGGCCGCCCTCCGTATCGATGGCATCCCGCAAGTGCTCGTCGACTTTGAGCGCCGAGAAAGCTTCTGCCGCAGCGACTTCCCCAACTTCATGGACGACGGTAGCCACCGCTGGCGCACCACCACCCACGCCTGGGACGACGCCGCCATGACACGCTTCGAAGAAGCCACCCTAGCGGCACAATAA
- a CDS encoding glycosyltransferase family 39 protein — MNFRIHFGRPQRVAALILLFFFAECLYLIGRTELTDRDYRYALCGREMWEKPVPTAGYFTTCGNMQGDGTLAYRAAALPLTVYVKALQVADWVDAKRHGAEAQDDPTGGSVYDLRHQIVGTRFLLRVPFALAAALLGAGLWWVSRRLFGNIPGTFALGLYCLSPVVLRYATTPNNEILAAWGLFAVVYTAIGIAHAMYGSPRKWRPRIVLYTVALGLTACSHILAALVGLIASAVFMVWIAERRRTLVFPLLLVSSFGAMLMVLASYVFHMSLFLYVFTAGAARFTLDYHPALELLRDPMQVAVTGILAIAVALFVLMKRARYFGNVVPLLVALAILPIVTTQVTTIPVLWAYPFLLTFAAGVLADASETPQRKLFLATMLTALVSQAVCCGTWIYFRMA; from the coding sequence ATGAATTTTCGTATCCACTTCGGCAGGCCGCAACGGGTTGCGGCGCTGATCCTCCTGTTCTTTTTTGCGGAATGTCTCTACCTGATTGGGCGGACGGAACTTACTGACCGCGACTATCGCTATGCGCTGTGTGGACGTGAGATGTGGGAGAAGCCTGTTCCCACGGCCGGGTACTTCACCACCTGCGGCAACATGCAGGGCGATGGGACACTGGCATACCGTGCAGCCGCTCTACCGCTGACGGTGTACGTGAAGGCTTTGCAGGTTGCTGATTGGGTGGATGCGAAACGGCACGGTGCGGAAGCGCAGGACGATCCCACTGGTGGTTCGGTCTATGACCTGCGGCACCAGATTGTGGGAACGCGGTTCTTGCTGCGTGTGCCGTTTGCGTTGGCTGCCGCGTTGCTGGGAGCAGGGCTGTGGTGGGTAAGTCGCAGGTTGTTTGGCAATATCCCGGGAACGTTTGCGCTGGGGCTGTATTGTCTGTCGCCCGTGGTCCTGCGGTACGCGACCACTCCAAATAACGAGATTCTGGCGGCGTGGGGTTTGTTTGCCGTTGTGTATACGGCCATTGGCATTGCTCACGCCATGTACGGATCGCCGCGGAAGTGGCGTCCTCGGATTGTGCTGTACACCGTGGCGTTGGGACTTACGGCTTGCTCACACATCCTGGCGGCCTTAGTTGGCTTGATCGCTTCCGCGGTGTTCATGGTGTGGATTGCGGAGCGGCGCAGGACACTGGTGTTTCCGCTGCTGCTGGTGTCATCGTTTGGCGCCATGCTGATGGTGCTGGCTTCGTACGTGTTTCACATGAGCCTGTTCCTGTACGTGTTCACGGCAGGCGCGGCGCGATTCACGCTGGACTATCATCCGGCGCTGGAACTGCTGCGCGACCCCATGCAGGTGGCTGTCACAGGCATTCTTGCAATCGCAGTGGCGCTGTTTGTGCTGATGAAGCGGGCACGCTACTTCGGCAACGTTGTGCCGCTGCTGGTGGCGTTGGCGATTCTGCCCATCGTCACAACACAGGTGACCACGATTCCGGTGCTGTGGGCCTATCCGTTTCTGTTGACGTTCGCCGCGGGTGTGCTGGCCGATGCGAGCGAGACTCCGCAGCGCAAGCTGTTCCTGGCGACGATGCTGACGGCGCTGGTGTCACAGGCTGTCTGCTGTGGCACGTGGATCTATTTCCGTATGGCTTAA
- the fabF gene encoding beta-ketoacyl-ACP synthase II, which yields MAQATIPARRVVVTGIGLICGIGNTAPAVWESLMAGKSGMAGITAFDLEGHSVLFAAEVKDFDPHVFVEKKEARKMGRFIHFAMAAAAEAMEHSGLQVTPENAEMIGVHIGSGIGGFDIIEREHTNLMNGGPRKVSPFFIPASIVNLAAGHVSIKYGAKGPNEATATACTTSAHAIGDAFRIIQRGDADAMIAGGSEAAITPLGVSGFANMKALSTRNDAPEKASRPWDKDRDGFVIGEGAGILILEELEFAKARGAKILGEVVGYGMSSDAFHMTGMAPEGEGCARAMRNALKTADLQPEQIDYVNAHATSTPLGDAMESKGMETIFGEHALSHKLLVSSTKSMTGHLLGGAGGLEAGITLMALQKGIAPPTINLDNVDPECRLNYVPNKPVEKEMTYALSNSFGFGGTNGSLIFKRWTE from the coding sequence GTGGCACAAGCAACAATTCCCGCACGACGCGTTGTCGTAACGGGCATCGGACTGATCTGCGGCATCGGCAACACGGCTCCGGCTGTGTGGGAATCGCTGATGGCTGGCAAGAGCGGCATGGCAGGGATTACGGCCTTCGATCTCGAAGGCCATTCCGTGCTGTTTGCCGCGGAAGTCAAGGACTTTGATCCGCACGTGTTCGTGGAAAAGAAAGAGGCCCGCAAGATGGGCCGCTTCATCCACTTCGCAATGGCTGCGGCTGCAGAGGCCATGGAGCACTCCGGTCTGCAGGTCACGCCGGAAAACGCAGAGATGATCGGTGTCCATATCGGCTCCGGCATCGGCGGATTCGACATCATTGAGCGCGAGCACACCAACCTGATGAACGGTGGCCCGCGTAAGGTATCTCCCTTCTTCATCCCGGCGTCCATCGTGAACCTCGCCGCAGGCCATGTCTCCATCAAGTACGGAGCAAAGGGCCCCAACGAGGCCACGGCGACCGCCTGCACCACCTCGGCGCACGCCATTGGCGACGCCTTCCGCATCATTCAGCGCGGCGATGCCGATGCCATGATCGCGGGCGGCTCAGAAGCTGCCATCACGCCCCTGGGCGTAAGCGGCTTCGCCAACATGAAGGCGCTCTCCACACGCAACGACGCTCCGGAAAAGGCATCTCGTCCGTGGGATAAGGATCGCGACGGCTTCGTCATCGGCGAAGGCGCGGGCATCCTCATCCTGGAAGAGCTGGAATTCGCCAAGGCTCGCGGTGCAAAGATCCTGGGTGAAGTTGTTGGCTACGGCATGAGCTCTGACGCATTCCACATGACTGGCATGGCCCCCGAAGGCGAGGGATGCGCACGTGCCATGCGGAACGCACTGAAGACCGCTGACCTGCAGCCCGAACAGATCGATTACGTAAATGCTCACGCCACCTCCACGCCGCTTGGCGACGCAATGGAGAGCAAGGGCATGGAGACGATTTTTGGCGAGCACGCTCTGAGCCACAAGCTACTCGTCAGCTCAACCAAGTCCATGACCGGCCACCTCCTTGGCGGCGCAGGCGGCTTGGAAGCAGGCATCACGCTCATGGCATTGCAGAAGGGCATCGCTCCACCGACCATCAATCTGGACAACGTGGATCCCGAATGCCGCTTGAACTACGTGCCCAACAAGCCCGTGGAAAAAGAGATGACCTACGCCCTCTCCAACTCCTTCGGCTTCGGCGGCACCAATGGCTCGCTCATCTTCAAGCGCTGGACAGAATAA
- a CDS encoding acyl carrier protein: MASVDEKVKSIIVEQLQVDEAEVTPGASFQEDLGADSLDVVELVMQFEEAFDIQIPDEDAEKIKTVKDATDYIEAHAKAK; encoded by the coding sequence ATGGCATCGGTTGACGAGAAGGTGAAAAGCATCATCGTGGAGCAGCTCCAGGTGGACGAGGCCGAGGTAACCCCCGGCGCCAGCTTCCAGGAAGACCTGGGCGCAGACTCGCTCGACGTGGTTGAGCTCGTGATGCAGTTTGAAGAAGCCTTCGACATTCAGATCCCTGACGAAGACGCTGAGAAGATCAAGACCGTCAAGGACGCAACGGACTACATCGAAGCGCACGCAAAGGCGAAGTAA